CGGCAATATCCTGATCTATCTGCCCGCCGCGCTTTATTCCGGGGCCCTGTTCATGCAATCGCTGTTTGGCAGCAACATACCGCTGATCTACTTTGCCGGAATATTGGCTGTTATCTCAGCGGCCTACACGATTTTCGGCGGGCTGCGTGCGGTGGCGGTGATGGACACCTATTCCGGCGTTGGCATATTGGGACTGGCCATGGCGATCGTCATATTGGCGCTGGCAGCAGTGGACTATGATCTTGTCACCGACGTCCCCATGGAGCGGCTGTCGATGATTGGCGGACCGGATTCACCCATCCCGTTTCACACGCTGTTTACCGGCATGATCTTCATTCAGATATTCTACTGGTCGACCAACCAGAATATCACCCAGCGGGCGATGGCGGCGCCCACCGTCAAGGAAGCGCAAAAAGGCGTGATGGCTGCGGCGATCATCCGCATATTGATCGTGCCGCCGATCGTCGTGATTCCGGGCGTCGTGGCTTATAAGCTGTTTGGTGACATCGGCGATGCCGCCTATGGCCGGTTGGTGGCCGAAGTGCTGCCAGGATGGTTGTCGGGCGCGTTTGCCGCGATGGTCGCGGCCGCTGTGATCACCACCTTTAGTGCGGTACTTAACAGTTCCGTCGCGCTCTACTCGGTTGATTTTCACGAGCAATTTATTGGCGAAGTCAAGGATCACTGGAAACTGGCGGCAGCGGTTTCGGTCCTCTTGACGATTGTCGCGATCATGTTGGTGCCGCTCTATCAAAATGCGGAAAGTATCATCAACCTGCTGCAGCAATTAAACGGCCTCTTATCGATGCCGATATTGTCGGCCTTTATCGCTGGCTTGTTGTTTCGCGGTGTCTGCGCGCCCGCTGCGGTTGGCGGCGTGATCTGGGGCGTGCTGCTTTACGGAGCCTATACGTTCCGGCTGGAACCGGCTGGTATCATCACCATGCATTATATCGACTTCATGGTGGTGACATTGGTGACTTCGGTTATCGCGGCGTTGCTGACCAATCTTGCTATGGGTAACAAGGCGCGGTTTGCCGGATTTAAAGGAGCGCTGACCTAGGGCCATGTTTGACACGCCGCATCGCCGTTACAATCCGTTGAAAGACGAGTGGATATTGGTGTCACCACAGCGGCTGTCGCGTCCGTGGCAGGGCGACGAGGGGGAAACGGAAGAACAGCCACCGTCCTATGATCCCGAATGCTATCTGTGTCCGGGCAATGGGCGGATTACCGGCGAGCATAATCCCGATTATGACGGTGTGTTTGTGTTCAAGAATGACTTTGCCGCCTTGATGGAAGATGTGCCGGTGGAGCAATCCGATGATCCACTGTTCCGCGCCGAGACCACGTCTGGCGAATGTCATGTCATCTGTTTCTCGCCTGATCACGGCAAGTCCATGCCGCAACTGTCCCGGGAACAGATCAGGGCAGTTGTGGACACATGGTGTGAGCTTTCGGAAAGGCTGGGGCAAACTTACGCATCGGTTCAGATTTTCGAGAATAAGGGCGCAATGATGGGCTGTTCCAACCCCCATCCCCACGGGCAAGTGTGGGCCGCGAGCCACGTGCCCGACGAACTGCGCCGCGAAAATGACAGCATGCGCGGCCATTTCGTGAACTTCGGAACACCCATGCTGCTCGACCTGGCAAAGCGCGAAGCAGAACTTGGCGAGCGAGTGGTGGTGCAAACCGATCACTGGCTGGCGATCGTACCCTATTGGGCGGAATGGCCGTTTGAGACGCTGCTGCTTCCCCGCTTTCCCGTACAGCGCATGCCGGACCTGAACGCGGAACAGCGGGACGATCTGGCCGTGGCCTTGCGAGCGCTCACCGCACGTTATGACAATCTCTTCCAGTGCAGCTTTCCTTATTCCATGGGCTGGCACGGCGCGCCCTTTGGTGAGGATGACGCGGCGCATTGGCAGCTCCACGCGCATTTCTACCCGCCGCTTCTGCGCTCTGCCACCATCCGCAAGTTCATGGTCGGCTATGAAATGCTAGCCGAAGCTCAGCGCGACCTCACCCCCGAAAAAGCGGCAGACATGCTGCGATCCATGAGTGATACCCGTTTCAGCGAGCAGAACCGATGATCGCGGAACGCCGTGCGCTTTTGCAGGAACGGGTGACGCAGGCCTTTATCGACGACTACGGCACAGAACCGGCATTGCTAGTGGCGGCACCAGGCCGCGTGAACCTGATCGGCGAACATACCGACTATAATGACGGTTTCGTTTTGCCTTGTGCAATCGACTATGAAACGATGGTCGCGATAGGACCAGGCAGCGGAAGTCAGGTCGATGTGATCGCCTGCGACTTTGACAGCGATCGTGACAGCTTTGATCTGCATGCAGTTTTTGCAAAACAGGCAGAAGAATGGAAAAACCACGTCCGCGGTATTGCCGCTAGCCTGACCGACAAAGGAGTAACGCTCAATGGCGCAAATATCGCCGTTGCCGGCAATGTACCTCAGGGCGCAGGTCTTTCTTCCTCCGCTTCGCTTGGTGTCGCTTTGGCTAAAGCATTCACTGAACTGAACCAGGTGGGCGCGCTGAATGAGACGGAACTGGCACTGACTGCTCAACATAGCGAGAATCACTATGTCGGCTGTGCTTGCGGAATCATGGATCAGCTGGTGTCTGCGCGCGCGGAAAGAGGGGCAGCGTTGCAGATTGATTGCCGATCCCTGACCACAAAGGCAGTTCCGATCGCCGAGGATCTGGCCATAATGGTCATTCATTCGGGCGTTCAGCGGGGATTGGTTGATAGCGCCTATAATGAAAGGCGAGTGCAATGCGAAGCCGCTGCCGCGCATTATGGTGTTGCTGCGCTACGCGATGTAACCATCGCGCAACTCGAAGTCGAAAAATCGGGACTGGATGACCTCAGCTATCGCCGGGCACGCCATGTCGTCACAGAAAATACGCGCACATTAGCGGCGGCAGAAGCCCTGAAAGCCGGCGATCTGGCAATGCTCGCCAAACTTATGACGGAGTCGCACGCTTCTATGCGCGACGATTTCGAGATTACCGTGCCATCCATCGATCGTCTGGTCGAAATAGGCGCAGAACTATTGGGTGAGACTGGCGGTATTCGGATGACGGGCGGCGGTTTTGGCGGTTGTGTCGTTGCGATAGCGCCGAAATCTCAAGTGGCAGCATTGGAAGTCTGGGTAAACGAACACTATCAAACACCTGATGGTGGTCAGGCGCGGTTTATCTTGTGCGCGCCATCAAGTGGTGTTTCGGTCCTATCCGACGGTGCAGCTCACTAAGCCGCATTTTCGTCGCGAAAGCGACGGCCGCTAAAATGTTACTGACCCGGTATGCCGGGTGGTGGACCGCCAGGAATGCCGCCTTGTTGCTGCATCTGTTGTTGCAGTGCCTGCATTTGTTCTGCCGAGATAAAGTCGAGCAATGTGACGTCGAAGATCAAAATCGAATTGGCTGGCAATTCAGGGCCCGGTGACTGCTCGCCATAGCCAAGCTCAGAAGGGATCCAGATCCGGTATTCACCGCCGCGTTGCATTAATTGCAGGGCTTCTGAAAATCCAGGTACGACGCCGCCTACCGGCATTGGCGTCTGCTCGTTCTCATCAAATACATTGCCGTCGCGGGTGGTGCCCCGATATTTCACCAGAGCCGTATCGGTTGCTGTAGGTGAAGGGCCTTCACCGGGCTTCAATATTTTATATTGCAGGCCCGAATCTGTGGTTACGACGCCATCTTCGTCGCCATTATTTGCAAGAAACTGTTCATTGGTAGCGCCGGTTTCCACCGCGTCTTGTGTGCCAGCATAAGCCAGAGCAGCAGCGATAATCAAAACCAGTGCCAGTCCGATCCACATTTTTGGCAGCGAACCTTTTTTGATCGGCCGGATGGGTACAGTGGTTACGGACATATCGGACTACCTGTTATGTGAAAGTCAAGAGCGTTGCGCGGCTCTTAGATGGTGCCGTCGCGTTCCATCCGCTTGCGCTCCATTTTGCGCGCACGACGTACAGCAGCAGCTTTTTCGCGTGCACGCTTTTCGGAAGGCTTCTCATAATGGCGGCGCAGTTTCATTTCGCGATAGACGCCTTCACGCTGCAATTTCTTTTTGAGCGCCCGAAGGGCCTGATCAACATTATTGTCGCGAACCATGATTTGCATAAGACTGAGTAACTCCGTTCAATATCGTATCTGGACCGGGTCAATTCATCGCCGGCCGAAAATTATTTAAGCCATAAAAAAGGGTTTGCAGATGATTCGTTCAGCTGCAGTTGGAGCGCGCCTAACAGGCTAATCTCCCGATTTCAAGCATTTCCGACTCTATAATGTGGCATTTTTGCCCCAGTTGCACTTCATTTGTACGCCGGATTTCCGCCATGAAAGCGTTTTGATTATACTCCCGGCCTGTGTCATGCTGACCCGAAAGTGCAGTACAAGCGAATCAGGAGACGGAAAATGGCAACCGCAATCAATGTTCAGTCCAGTTGTAGCGAAGACGAATGGCAAGCGCGACAGCGGCTGGCGGCCTGCTATCGAATATTTGCTTATCTCGGTTGGGATGAATTGATTTTCAATCACGTCACCCTGAAAGTTCCCGACGAGGGCGCTGATGATAATGGGGCATTTCTAATCAATCCCTATGGGTTGCATTTCAGCGAAGTTTCGGCTTCGACGCTGGTCAAAATCGATATAGACGGTAATACGCTCGATGGATCGACTTTCCCGGTCAACAAAGCGGGATTCACCCAGCATAGCTTGTTCCACCGCGAACTGCCGGATGTGCATGCGATCATCCATACCCATACCACCGCAACCATGGCTGTCGCATCTTTGGAAGGTGGTTTGCAGCCGCTGAATTTCTATGCCGCCGCCATTGTTCCGCGCCTAGCTTATCATAAATTTGAGGGTGTGACTGTACATGAGGATGAAGGCCCACGCTTTCTTGCTAGTCTTGGTAAGAAGCGCATGATGCTTCTCGAAAACCATGGCCCGGTCGTAATGGGCAAAACGTTGGAAGAGGCGTTTTTAAACCACTGGGTCCTGCAACGTGCTTGTGAAATCCAGATGCAGACATTGTCCATGGGCAAGCCGGTGGTGATTGGCGAAGAAGTGATCAAGAAACATTTGGCCAATCTGTCACAGGCATCGATTGATCCCGCCATTCAAGGTGTACCAGAATTTGACGCGATGGTGCGGCTGATTGACCGGGAAGATAAAAGTTGGCGGGAATAGTGAACGAGCAGCCAGATTTATTCTGGTTAAAAATCCGTCTGTTGGTCTATTTTATGGGGGCATGGGTGATCGTGTTCACGTCTCTGCGCGGCAATATTGGTCTCTTGCCACTGTTTGCTGTGTTCGGGTTGGGTATCGCTGTTTATCTTGAAAAATGTCCAGTTTGCGGTGAACAGGTTTTTCGGTTCCCAAAAGGGGGTGGTTACTTTAACCTCGGTGACATCCAGTTTTTTAGAGTCATCCGGATGCTTCTAAAGCAAAATAGACTTCCATGCTTCGACAACTGTGATCATGGACCGCGGGAAAAATTTCGCTATGAATGACGGTATATGACCAAATTCACCGTCAATGACCGGCCCGTCGAATATCGGATGGACGCCAATACGCCGTTGCTTTGGGCGCTGCGAGATGCGTCCAATCTCACGGGTACGAAATATGGTTGCGGTACGGGTGATTGCGGGGCCTGTATGGTGGAAGTCGATGGCGAGGCAATACGCAGTTGTCTGGTTACAATTGGCGAACTTGAAGGCCGGTTCATCACCACGATCGAAGCACTGTCACGTGATCGCAGCCATCCGGTACAACAGGGATGGGCAGCGGAAAACGTGCCGCAATGTGGTTTCTGTCAGTCTGGCATGATCATGGCCGCTTCAGTATTGCTGAAGAAAAATGTCAATCCTTCGGATGACGAGATTGACGAAGCGATAACCAATATCTGCCGTTGTGGCACCTATCCGCGCATTCGTGAGGCCATCCAGCGGGCTGCGCGGGTAGCACGCGGCGAGGATGTGCTCAGCAGTGCGCCACCGCCTGGTATTGATCCTGCGGACGCAGCAAAAGCAGTGCCAGCGCTAACACCAAAAGAATAGCGGTCTAATGGGGAGCAGGCGCAGCTGCATTCGATGCGCCAGGGCCTGCTTCTGGTCCCAAATTTAAATTAGTACACGCTGAGCCTATCGATGGGGTTTGGGGTGGGGTAATCGACAGACCCAGCATGCTTCAAGGTTCGTAGTCAATCACGAACGATTAGTAAATTCAGCAATTCGAAAAGTAAGTGCGCGAGCGCTGAATGTTGTAATTAGACGACCGGATAGAGGCTTGTCTGTGTTTGGTTTCGGATGGGAGTTCCGACTGCACATCGAGCCCCCATCCAAAATACCGTCAGATCAGAAACGTCCGGTGATCGAGAAACGCGCGTTCAATGGCGCACCTACCGTTGCCTGATGGGTACTGTGGGAGTTTGGGAAATAGACAGTATCCGTCAGATTCTCGATATTAACTTGCAGGCGCAAATTATCTGTGACGTCGAAATGCGCTGCCGCATCAATACGAGTGTAAGCTGGCAGAACAGCGGTGTTCCCGTTGTTGATAAAGCTCTCATCCTGATGCGTCAGCCCAAGCCCGAAGCCTATGCGATCCGATATCTGGATGGAGTTCCAGATAGAGAACATGTTTTCCGGAAGTTCACGCAGACGCAAGCCGGTTGGCCCATTGCGATCAACCTGTTCGCCGTCAAGATAACTGTAGCCAGCGGAAACGAACCAGTTATCGGTGACCTGCCCTCGAAGTTGCAGTTCAAAACCGCGAATTTTCGAGTCGATAATATCCAACGTTGATGGGTCATTATCATTCGGTTGCGGCGAGCTTTGCTCAATCTCGAAGACGGCAGCGGTGAAGCTCAGGCCCTGTTCAAAGTCCCATTTGAGCCCTGCTTCCAGGTTCTTGAAGGTGTTGGGATCAAGAGCATTATTGTCACCGTTGATATTAGCAAATTGTTCGCCGCTGCGTGGTAGAAAGCTCTCGCTGTAACTGGCGTAGAAAGAGACGTTCTCCCTTGGCTTGATGATCAGGCCTGCACGGGGCGAAAATTCCTCGTCCTTGCGGGTTCGGATATTGGCTCCAGGGACGTTGTTTACGGTGATATCGAAGCTGTCAAAACGGCCGCCGAGCACAACATTCAGCCAGTCGGTCACCTTGATTTCGTCCTGAATATAAAGCGAAAAGACATCAATATCCACGCGTGTGTCATCATTGAGGATATTTGGGCTTGCGATACCGGCATTGGCTACGGTGAAATCACCGAAGCTATTGACGTTTGGCGTGCCATCAGCACGGACACCCACGCCGCCACGCAGATTGAGCGGGCGAGCAATCAGGAAATCTGTTTGGTCGGTGCGTGTCTGTGCAGCGGCCTCCGCCTCTTCGGGTGTCAGTCCGGTGTCGATAAGTGCTTGAATTTCAGCAGCCCGGTCAGCGGCCTGGGCCGACCAGAATGAATTGAAGCGATTCTGATTGGATGACGTATTGATATACTCGCCACCAAAGATCAACGTGTGGCTGAGGCTGCCTGTTTCAAACTCTCCGACCAGATTGCCCGATAAGATCAGGTTTTCGCGCTCTGTGGTATCAACATAGCCATCAAGGGTCACAACGTTAGGCGAGTTCGCCTGATCATAGCCCGAAGCGTAGAAGTTCGAGTAAACTTTATCATAGTCGCCATAAAAGGCACTGAAATTAGCTTTGAAATTGTCTGAAAATGCATGCTGCAGATTGGCGCGGAGCAGATGCGCTTCCAGCTCGGTAAAGTTCAGCTCGGGATCACCGAAAACGACGTTTCGAAGGGCTGAAACCGGTCGACCGTCCGTGCCGGTTGGAATGCCCCGGTCAATGAACCGCTCATGGTCGGCATATTCATACGACAGGTCCAGCGTCGTGTCCGGGCTGATCTGTAACCGCACGGTTGGATTGAAGCCGATGCGATCACCATCATAAAAATCGCGGTGATTGTTCAGGCTCTCATACATCGCATTAATACGAACCCCCACATTGTCACCGGCAGCAACGTTGATGTCACCCTGGATGCTGAATTCGCCAAAAGTGTCGATCGCAACTTGACCGCCACCAAAGGTCTCGCCGATCGTACCTTTCTTGGTCACGCGATTCAAAATGCCGCCAGTGCCGCCACGACCAAATAGAAGTGCGTTCGGACCGCGCAGGATTTCAACCTGCTCGAGGTTGTAGAGGCTGCGATAATATTGAACATCGTCACGGATACCATCGATATAGAAATCTGCCGTTGACCGGACACCGCGAAAGACAACAGCGTCACGATGGCCCTCGCCCTGCGTATTGTTCACGCCAGGTGTATAGTCGATTATCT
This DNA window, taken from Parasphingorhabdus litoris DSM 22379, encodes the following:
- a CDS encoding UDP-glucose--hexose-1-phosphate uridylyltransferase — translated: MFDTPHRRYNPLKDEWILVSPQRLSRPWQGDEGETEEQPPSYDPECYLCPGNGRITGEHNPDYDGVFVFKNDFAALMEDVPVEQSDDPLFRAETTSGECHVICFSPDHGKSMPQLSREQIRAVVDTWCELSERLGQTYASVQIFENKGAMMGCSNPHPHGQVWAASHVPDELRRENDSMRGHFVNFGTPMLLDLAKREAELGERVVVQTDHWLAIVPYWAEWPFETLLLPRFPVQRMPDLNAEQRDDLAVALRALTARYDNLFQCSFPYSMGWHGAPFGEDDAAHWQLHAHFYPPLLRSATIRKFMVGYEMLAEAQRDLTPEKAADMLRSMSDTRFSEQNR
- a CDS encoding (2Fe-2S)-binding protein — its product is MTKFTVNDRPVEYRMDANTPLLWALRDASNLTGTKYGCGTGDCGACMVEVDGEAIRSCLVTIGELEGRFITTIEALSRDRSHPVQQGWAAENVPQCGFCQSGMIMAASVLLKKNVNPSDDEIDEAITNICRCGTYPRIREAIQRAARVARGEDVLSSAPPPGIDPADAAKAVPALTPKE
- the galK gene encoding galactokinase, with amino-acid sequence MIAERRALLQERVTQAFIDDYGTEPALLVAAPGRVNLIGEHTDYNDGFVLPCAIDYETMVAIGPGSGSQVDVIACDFDSDRDSFDLHAVFAKQAEEWKNHVRGIAASLTDKGVTLNGANIAVAGNVPQGAGLSSSASLGVALAKAFTELNQVGALNETELALTAQHSENHYVGCACGIMDQLVSARAERGAALQIDCRSLTTKAVPIAEDLAIMVIHSGVQRGLVDSAYNERRVQCEAAAAHYGVAALRDVTIAQLEVEKSGLDDLSYRRARHVVTENTRTLAAAEALKAGDLAMLAKLMTESHASMRDDFEITVPSIDRLVEIGAELLGETGGIRMTGGGFGGCVVAIAPKSQVAALEVWVNEHYQTPDGGQARFILCAPSSGVSVLSDGAAH
- a CDS encoding FKBP-type peptidyl-prolyl cis-trans isomerase, with the protein product MSVTTVPIRPIKKGSLPKMWIGLALVLIIAAALAYAGTQDAVETGATNEQFLANNGDEDGVVTTDSGLQYKILKPGEGPSPTATDTALVKYRGTTRDGNVFDENEQTPMPVGGVVPGFSEALQLMQRGGEYRIWIPSELGYGEQSPGPELPANSILIFDVTLLDFISAEQMQALQQQMQQQGGIPGGPPPGIPGQ
- a CDS encoding sodium:solute symporter family transporter; this encodes MLANLPTTSGVQIIVCVAITALIGFATWAKVRQAKTHDGSSKDVFLAGGGLTWLFVAGSITLTNLSTDQLVGMNGNQMLLLAWWEICGFAGLLILAFVFVPIYYKNNCTTVTELLEKRYKGKSIRTLISGLFLFGNILIYLPAALYSGALFMQSLFGSNIPLIYFAGILAVISAAYTIFGGLRAVAVMDTYSGVGILGLAMAIVILALAAVDYDLVTDVPMERLSMIGGPDSPIPFHTLFTGMIFIQIFYWSTNQNITQRAMAAPTVKEAQKGVMAAAIIRILIVPPIVVIPGVVAYKLFGDIGDAAYGRLVAEVLPGWLSGAFAAMVAAAVITTFSAVLNSSVALYSVDFHEQFIGEVKDHWKLAAAVSVLLTIVAIMLVPLYQNAESIINLLQQLNGLLSMPILSAFIAGLLFRGVCAPAAVGGVIWGVLLYGAYTFRLEPAGIITMHYIDFMVVTLVTSVIAALLTNLAMGNKARFAGFKGALT
- the rpsU gene encoding 30S ribosomal protein S21 — protein: MQIMVRDNNVDQALRALKKKLQREGVYREMKLRRHYEKPSEKRAREKAAAVRRARKMERKRMERDGTI
- a CDS encoding class II aldolase/adducin family protein codes for the protein MATAINVQSSCSEDEWQARQRLAACYRIFAYLGWDELIFNHVTLKVPDEGADDNGAFLINPYGLHFSEVSASTLVKIDIDGNTLDGSTFPVNKAGFTQHSLFHRELPDVHAIIHTHTTATMAVASLEGGLQPLNFYAAAIVPRLAYHKFEGVTVHEDEGPRFLASLGKKRMMLLENHGPVVMGKTLEEAFLNHWVLQRACEIQMQTLSMGKPVVIGEEVIKKHLANLSQASIDPAIQGVPEFDAMVRLIDREDKSWRE
- a CDS encoding TonB-dependent receptor encodes the protein MLKNTMISTFLATTMMVPAVAQAEDVESGGSGDDIIVLGDVLYSNQINAVKTPTPIIDVPQSLSIVTADEIKQRGFTSIGQIIDYTPGVNNTQGEGHRDAVVFRGVRSTADFYIDGIRDDVQYYRSLYNLEQVEILRGPNALLFGRGGTGGILNRVTKKGTIGETFGGGQVAIDTFGEFSIQGDINVAAGDNVGVRINAMYESLNNHRDFYDGDRIGFNPTVRLQISPDTTLDLSYEYADHERFIDRGIPTGTDGRPVSALRNVVFGDPELNFTELEAHLLRANLQHAFSDNFKANFSAFYGDYDKVYSNFYASGYDQANSPNVVTLDGYVDTTERENLILSGNLVGEFETGSLSHTLIFGGEYINTSSNQNRFNSFWSAQAADRAAEIQALIDTGLTPEEAEAAAQTRTDQTDFLIARPLNLRGGVGVRADGTPNVNSFGDFTVANAGIASPNILNDDTRVDIDVFSLYIQDEIKVTDWLNVVLGGRFDSFDITVNNVPGANIRTRKDEEFSPRAGLIIKPRENVSFYASYSESFLPRSGEQFANINGDNNALDPNTFKNLEAGLKWDFEQGLSFTAAVFEIEQSSPQPNDNDPSTLDIIDSKIRGFELQLRGQVTDNWFVSAGYSYLDGEQVDRNGPTGLRLRELPENMFSIWNSIQISDRIGFGLGLTHQDESFINNGNTAVLPAYTRIDAAAHFDVTDNLRLQVNIENLTDTVYFPNSHSTHQATVGAPLNARFSITGRF